The window TGCACTTGTCGTCGAGCTTGTTCAAGAAATCGTCGTACGCCACGCCGCGCCATGGATGCTGGGTCATTTGGCGGGCGAACCGCTGGTTGACGGCATAAGCCTGGGTCAGGCTGCGGTAGCGGATCCTGACTACGGATGGGTTGACCGTGGGCCGGCTGCCCTTGACCATGCAGCCCAAAAAAAACATGTGCCAATCCGGGTTGCTGCGCATGAACGCGACGCAGTCGTGCAGAATCCGGGGCGAAAAGCGCTCGAATTCGATGTCGTCCTCGAAAATCAGGATATGCGCGGCCCCTGCCTCAATCCCCTGGGTCATGCACTGCATGTGGGATTCGTAGATTCCCTGCTCGCAGTCGGTGGGGTGGCGATGAACGGTGACGAACTGGACCCGTTCGGCCAGCCCGACACGGGCGAACTGGGTCAGTGCATCTTGCCGGCGGTCCGGCCGCTCGATCAGCGAAATGCAGTATATCTTATCGAAAAAATCCCAGCCCGAGGCCCCACCATGCGATTCCATATCGATCCGAACGACTGAAATAGCTCTTCCCTCCCGGCCCGCGGAATTGTATAAGTAACGTTTAACTTGTCCCCCTTACTACATGGGGGTCTGTAAAAACTCAACCCGATTTGAAGGTCATGGCGAAAAGGATGATCAAACGCCTTGTCAGACGCATCGCCGATACCCGGTATGTCCGTTCGGCCCTCAGTGAACAGGCGGACCTTTCCCTGTTCAAGCAGAAGCCGACCCCCCGGGTGATCTGGGGCCTGATCATCGTCGGCATCAGCTACACCATCGGCTGGCCGCTGATCACCCTTCTGGGATTCGTTGCCGCCTACACCGGACGACCGTTGATTCTGGCCGTCGGCGGGCCGGTGGCCTACGGGCTGTCCCACCTCGTCTTTATCCTGGGGGCTTATGTGGCCGGTGCGCAGTATGCCCATACCTTTTTACGCTGGTCCACGCGAATGCTGATGGAAAAACTGCTCGTCCCACAAGCGCCCCATCCAGATAAAAAGCAGATACCCGGAAACTGATATGCGTATTGTCCTGGTTCATCCGGCCGGTTCCAACTGGATCCCCGGCAGAAAAGACATGGCCGCAGTAGCCAACCGCATGGCCCCCTTAGGCCTGCTCTCCATCGCCGCCTATCTGGAACGTGCCGGTCACACGGTTTTCGTTCACGATTGCCTCGGACCGCATGCCCCCAGCGGCATCTCCGCCAATGTGTCCCGCATCATGGAAAACGAGCCCGACCTGGTGGGCTTTTCGGCCACCACCTCCGGATTTTTGGACGGCTATGACATGGCGGTGGCCATCAAGCGGATCAGACCGGAGGTGCGCACCGTCTTCGGGGGGGTGCACGTCTCCGCCCTTGGCAGCCGCCTGCTCGAACCATTCGAACACATCGACTTCCTGTGTCCGGGCGAAGGCGAGGCGACCCTCACCGAACTGGCCGACGGCCGCGCTCCGGGCGAGATCGACGGCCTGATCTGGCGCGATGGAGAGCATATCGTCGTCAACCCGCCGCGGGCCCATCTGCCGGACCTCGATGCCTTGCCCTTTCCAGCCTACGAAAAGCTGGCCGGATTCCCCAAACGGTACAACCTGCCCCTGTTCAGCTACATCCTGGCGCCCGGCGCCACCATGGTCACCAGCCGGGGCTGCCCCTACCGCTGTTCGTACTGCGACCGCTCGGTCTTTCATCAGGGCTTTCGCTACAATTCGC is drawn from Desulfatitalea tepidiphila and contains these coding sequences:
- a CDS encoding glycosyltransferase family 25 protein; the protein is MESHGGASGWDFFDKIYCISLIERPDRRQDALTQFARVGLAERVQFVTVHRHPTDCEQGIYESHMQCMTQGIEAGAAHILIFEDDIEFERFSPRILHDCVAFMRSNPDWHMFFLGCMVKGSRPTVNPSVVRIRYRSLTQAYAVNQRFARQMTQHPWRGVAYDDFLNKLDDKCTYAAYPSFAFQSNSPSDNLRYLPLDRWRRMLGGLRRLQKNNEFYHRYRKFIIAAHALALLLLLMAL